Below is a window of Culturomica massiliensis DNA.
AGGAACAACATCTATATATCAAATTGCGAGTTGATACACCAGAGGGTTATGCGGAAGAAGAGTTAAAAGTAGAAGTATTGGAGTTAACTCCACCTACAATTTCAATCATAATCCCCTCTAAAGGATTAAAAGTGCCTCAAAACACGGATTATATTTTATCTCCAGATATTCAACATGACGATCTTGAAAATTTTAGAATTGAATGGGTACGCGATGGAGAAATCGTCGGAACAGAAAAAGCATATACGTTTCACGAAAAAGAACTCGGTACATATTCGATAACAATCCGGGCATCCAATATAGACGGAGAAACAATCCGTGATTTCGACGTAGAAGTTGTGGAAACAATGCCTTATTCCGTACGGTTTCCGACACCATCCTATACACAAACTTCTACGGATCGTTATACTTTTGCAGGGCGTCCTGTATATTTGCGGCCTTTGCTGGAATATTTCGATTATCCACAGTATCAATGGCAGGTCAATGGAAAAATTATGGAAGCCGCTACCGACAGGGTTTTTAAATTCACGCCGACGACTCCTGGAGAATATTTCGTTGCTGTTACTGTTACAGAAAAAATGCCCAACACACAGCCACTTTCACGTAACATAACACGTAGTAATACTTCAATTACAACGACAGTTAAGGTTATTTGTGAAGAAAAAACGGAACAAGAACGCTATCGGCAAGCGACAGCGACAAGTTCAGGTATTTGGGATAAGGTTTATGAATTCATTCCTGCTCCCGGACAGTTTATTAATGAGTTATCCCAAAATACCGGATTTATAGGAAATGAAACGACGCCCCAACAAGCCATAGAGTATGCAACGAAACGATTGAACAAAAAAGCGCATGTTTCACTGGGATCTTTCGGTGGTTATATCATCATCGGTTTTGACCATAGTATTGCTCCGAGTGGCCGAGAATACGATTTTGCAATACAAGGAAATGCTTTTAACAGTTCGAGCGGTGGCTCAAATGAGCCGGGCATTGTTTGGGTAATGCAAGATATAAATGGCAATGGCCAGCCAGACGATGAATGGTATGAATTAAAAGGATCTGAAACCGGCATCGATGGTACAATACAAGACTACGAAGTAACTTACTATAGACCTGCACCCAGAGCACATACTCCGTGGGTAGATAGTGAAGGTAATTCAGGTTCTGTCGATATGAATGCATACCATGGCCAAGAATATTATTATCCCAATTGGATTAAAGAAGATAGCTATACATTATATGGGACGCGTCTGACTCCTCGCAACAATCAAGATCCCGTTACAGGATATTGGGCGAATAACGCTTATGAGTGGGGGTATGTGGATAATATGGGTTCAGATAATCTGGTAGGAGGAAATGTCATTGATGGTAGCGGTCAGCGCAACGGATTCAAAATAGCCAATGCAATATATCATGACGGGACTCCAGTAAAATTGCAATATATAGACTTTATCAAAGTTCAGTGTGGAGTATTATCGAAAAGTGGTTGGCTTGGAGAGATATCCACAGAAGTATTTTCATTTGAAGACTTATCAATAACTAATAATCAATAATATGAGACAGTTTTGGCTTTTACTATTCATTGCCCCATTTCTTTTTTTATCATGTTCAGAAGATAATCAGACTCCAGAAAGTCCTGCTGATGCCGATGACAATTTTATCACATCAGTCGTGATGACTGTGGCAAGTCAATCCTATACAGCGGAAATAATTGACAATATAATTACCATAACAGTTCCATATACTGTTTCGTTAAATAATGCTCAAGTCGAATTCAAATACACATCCTCGGCAACAATTATTCCCGATCCGGCAAGCATTACTGACTGGGATACGGAACGAACGTTTCGTGTAACCTCTTACAATGGAGAAGCGAATGATTATACATATAAAGTCATTAAAGACGAGATTCGCTATGAAGGGGATGTGGAATTGAAGACAACAGCGGATGTTACGGCTTTCATTGATACGGACGTAACGGTTATCAAAGGTGATTTGATTATCGGGTCGGATGCTGAGGATGCAGAAGAATTGTCGGATATCGCCGCATTAAAAATATTGAAGGAAGTCGAAGGAAACATCATCATTCGGAAAAGTTATGTTGGACAAGATCTTACGGGACTTGATAATATCACTTCAATTGGAGGTTTGCAAATAGGAACTGAAACTGCCTTTGCGACCAACAGTAAATTGCAGATGGTCAGTATGAGATCTTTGCAGCATATTACTGGCGACATCGTTGTCTGCAACAATCAAGTAGCATATGTGCAATTCGACAACCTTGAAACGATTGATGGAAATATAATATTCAGGACTTCATCTCTACAAAGTTTTGAATTCCCTAAATTAACCACTGTCGTAAAGGATTTTGATCTCCAGTGTCTGACAAGTGACGGAGAACCAGGAGGAGAAATCACATCTTTGAGAATTCCTGAATTGACAAAAGTAAACGGTCGCTTAGGGGTTAATAATTTAGGCAAAATGATTTCTTTGGAATTTCCGAAATTACAAGAAGTTGGAAGTGTGGATTTTGCTTCTATACCGATTCCGTTGGAGACCCTTTCATTGCCGGAATTATCGGTAGTAAACGGCGACCTTAATCTCGTTTCCAGTTATATTGCGTCCGATGCTTTTACATCTACGGGAAATAATAAATTACAAGAAATAGATGGACTGTCTAACTTGTCGATTGTTAAAGGCACATTGACAATATCTAAATTCCAAGTCTTGAAAAAATTACCGGATTGGAGTAAATTAGAACAACTCGGAGGACTGACCTTGCTGCGTTTATTGGAGTGTTCTGATCGAATTTTAGATTTGAGCAAAGTAAATTTTGTACCTTTTGAGGATAACGAACCTTTAATTTCTATTACAGACGGGACTATATTCTCAAAAATTATCACAAAAGAGGATATGTCGCAAGTTAGCATGTTTCTAG
It encodes the following:
- a CDS encoding PKD-like domain-containing protein, translated to MKAFIFSILVLLFFITSCNKNDVITEEIKQAPIIELDSETGIYTIKVGRELTIAPTYKYANNALYAWTVDGKLLSSESILKYTWNQEQHLYIKLRVDTPEGYAEEELKVEVLELTPPTISIIIPSKGLKVPQNTDYILSPDIQHDDLENFRIEWVRDGEIVGTEKAYTFHEKELGTYSITIRASNIDGETIRDFDVEVVETMPYSVRFPTPSYTQTSTDRYTFAGRPVYLRPLLEYFDYPQYQWQVNGKIMEAATDRVFKFTPTTPGEYFVAVTVTEKMPNTQPLSRNITRSNTSITTTVKVICEEKTEQERYRQATATSSGIWDKVYEFIPAPGQFINELSQNTGFIGNETTPQQAIEYATKRLNKKAHVSLGSFGGYIIIGFDHSIAPSGREYDFAIQGNAFNSSSGGSNEPGIVWVMQDINGNGQPDDEWYELKGSETGIDGTIQDYEVTYYRPAPRAHTPWVDSEGNSGSVDMNAYHGQEYYYPNWIKEDSYTLYGTRLTPRNNQDPVTGYWANNAYEWGYVDNMGSDNLVGGNVIDGSGQRNGFKIANAIYHDGTPVKLQYIDFIKVQCGVLSKSGWLGEISTEVFSFEDLSITNNQ